One part of the Candidatus Binataceae bacterium genome encodes these proteins:
- the fbp gene encoding class 1 fructose-bisphosphatase, translating to MAQQNMTLLRHVLTRKQSKVPTDDLALILERIEVIGKRISHELARASLRGELGITGETNIQGEEEKKLDEWTNWVFLDTFERGDPVCSLISEEMEQAEHRTGSCQGNSYAVLYDPLDGSSNTDINGSLGTIFSIRKRAPNHAESIEDILRPGDEQVAAGYILYGPGTQLTFTAGAGVDIFTLDPLLDQFVLWRGDVQMPRRGITYSVNQGNITKFHPGVRKLIEHMTSRKDKSTSYSLRYTGAFVADFHRCLLEGGLFMYPGEITPDGKSKGKLRLMYELEPMSLIAEQAGGRASNGKKRLLEVTPQALHDRQPVYIGSAEEVELAERSNVEG from the coding sequence ATGGCTCAGCAGAACATGACCTTGTTGCGCCACGTCCTGACGCGCAAGCAGAGCAAAGTGCCGACCGACGATCTCGCGCTGATCCTCGAACGTATCGAGGTAATCGGTAAGAGAATTTCGCACGAACTCGCGCGTGCTTCGCTGCGGGGCGAGTTGGGGATTACGGGGGAGACCAACATTCAGGGTGAAGAAGAGAAAAAGCTCGACGAGTGGACCAACTGGGTTTTTCTCGACACCTTCGAAAGGGGCGACCCGGTGTGCAGTCTCATCTCCGAAGAGATGGAGCAGGCGGAACATCGCACCGGCAGTTGTCAGGGCAACAGTTACGCAGTGCTCTACGATCCCCTGGATGGTTCATCCAACACCGATATCAACGGCTCGCTCGGCACGATTTTTTCCATTCGCAAGCGCGCACCGAATCATGCGGAGTCGATCGAAGACATTCTGCGGCCCGGCGATGAGCAAGTGGCCGCCGGGTACATTCTTTACGGCCCCGGAACGCAGCTCACGTTCACCGCCGGAGCGGGGGTCGACATCTTTACGCTCGATCCCTTGCTCGATCAGTTCGTCCTGTGGCGGGGGGACGTTCAGATGCCGCGCCGCGGCATCACCTACTCCGTCAATCAGGGTAACATCACCAAGTTCCATCCCGGGGTGCGCAAGCTTATCGAGCACATGACCAGCCGTAAGGACAAGTCGACCAGCTACTCACTGCGCTACACCGGCGCCTTCGTGGCCGATTTTCATCGCTGCCTGCTCGAAGGAGGCCTCTTCATGTACCCCGGCGAAATCACTCCCGACGGCAAGAGCAAAGGCAAGTTGCGGCTCATGTATGAGCTGGAACCGATGTCCTTGATTGCCGAGCAAGCCGGAGGCCGAGCCTCGAATGGGAAAAAGCGGTTGCTCGAAGTAACACCCCAGGCGCTTCACGATCGGCAACCGGTTTACATCGGGAGCGCGGAAGAGGTGGAACTCGCCGAGCGCAGCAACGTCGAAGGCTGA
- the zwf gene encoding glucose-6-phosphate dehydrogenase: MGLNREPTVALNNTGRAAKPEYPPCALVIFGGAGALSHRKLLPALYNLALDDDLPEKVAIVCFSMEEMNDESYRAFARDAIQKNSRRPMHEQEWNGFARMLRFVRGRFNEPADYQTLRAQLEAVDREAGTEGNRVYYFAIPPNFIETCANALHDAHMIRPPDGPGTFTRVVVEKPIGRDLASSTAINDRIAAHFDEGQIFRIDHYLGKETVENLMVLRFANSIFEPLWTSRFIDHVQITVAEEEGVGARAPYYESAGALRDMVQSHMLQVLSIIGMEPPRSTAADSVRDAKLDVLQSIRPFGDEDIEKYAIRGQYGAGLVGGVPASAYLEEDGVASGSRIETFVALRCWIDNWRWAGVPFYLRTGKRLPKRASEIAIYFKSVPRILYNSNPRAHLAANILTIRIQPNEGLAVHIISKVPGPQARLQQVAVDFHYATSTPEAYETLLRDIILGDQTLFMRRDSVEASWQLVDPILDAWTQTPGEIPVYSAGSWGPLEAALMMAADGRSWRVL, encoded by the coding sequence ATGGGTTTGAATCGGGAGCCGACAGTCGCGCTGAACAATACCGGACGGGCCGCAAAGCCCGAATACCCTCCCTGCGCGCTGGTGATCTTCGGGGGTGCCGGAGCACTCAGCCATCGCAAGCTGCTGCCGGCGCTTTACAATCTTGCGCTCGATGATGACCTGCCGGAGAAGGTCGCGATCGTGTGCTTCTCGATGGAAGAAATGAACGACGAGAGCTATCGAGCGTTCGCGCGCGACGCGATCCAGAAAAATTCTCGTCGTCCGATGCACGAGCAGGAATGGAACGGCTTCGCGCGAATGCTTAGGTTCGTGCGCGGGCGCTTCAACGAGCCTGCCGACTATCAAACGTTGCGTGCGCAGCTCGAGGCCGTTGACCGCGAAGCCGGCACTGAGGGCAATCGCGTTTACTACTTCGCGATTCCGCCCAACTTCATCGAGACCTGCGCCAACGCTTTGCACGATGCGCACATGATCCGTCCGCCCGACGGTCCCGGGACCTTCACGCGGGTGGTAGTGGAGAAGCCGATCGGCCGTGACCTGGCCAGCTCTACCGCGATCAACGACCGGATTGCGGCCCACTTTGACGAGGGCCAGATCTTCCGGATCGATCACTACCTGGGCAAGGAAACCGTCGAAAATCTGATGGTGCTGCGCTTCGCGAACTCGATCTTCGAGCCGCTGTGGACCTCGCGCTTTATCGACCACGTCCAGATTACCGTCGCCGAAGAAGAAGGGGTCGGGGCGCGGGCGCCTTACTACGAGTCGGCCGGCGCTCTGCGCGATATGGTTCAGAGCCACATGCTGCAAGTGCTCAGCATCATCGGCATGGAACCGCCGCGCAGCACCGCCGCGGACTCCGTGCGCGATGCGAAGCTTGACGTTTTGCAATCGATTCGCCCGTTCGGCGACGAGGACATCGAAAAGTACGCAATTCGCGGCCAATACGGCGCGGGATTAGTGGGAGGTGTGCCGGCCAGCGCCTATCTGGAGGAAGACGGAGTCGCTTCGGGCTCGCGGATAGAGACCTTTGTCGCGCTGCGATGCTGGATCGACAACTGGCGTTGGGCGGGAGTGCCATTTTATCTTCGCACTGGCAAGCGTTTGCCCAAACGCGCCAGCGAGATCGCCATCTACTTCAAGTCGGTCCCGCGAATCCTCTACAACTCCAATCCGCGGGCCCACCTGGCTGCCAACATCCTGACCATCCGCATCCAGCCGAATGAAGGTCTCGCGGTCCACATAATCTCAAAGGTGCCGGGCCCCCAGGCGCGCCTGCAACAAGTCGCGGTCGACTTTCACTATGCGACCAGCACTCCCGAGGCGTACGAAACCCTGCTTCGAGACATCATTCTCGGGGACCAGACCCTGTTCATGCGGCGCGATTCGGTCGAGGCGTCCTGGCAGCTCGTCGACCCGATACTCGACGCTTGGACCCAAACGCCGGGTGAGATACCGGTCTACTCGGCGGGCTCGTGGGGCCCGCTGGAAGCCGCACTCATGATGGCGGCCGACGGGCGATCGTGGCGTGTATTGTAG